From Caballeronia insecticola, a single genomic window includes:
- a CDS encoding TonB-dependent receptor domain-containing protein codes for MLSPLAAFKDGLALRGMLAAVVAVVGLPLASVAHAAQAADDTSQTLAPIVVTSTRAPQPLADAIPQTSLFDEQDIADSGARDALGLIALAPGVQITRNGGPGANSGLFIRGAASSQSLVLIDGVRVESASLGAAQLSQLMLDQIGRVEVVNGNVSALYGSNAIGGVVQIFTKEGNAHPPRFSFEAEYGSYHTQRQSAGVSGALDQDGRTTFSINLSREKTDGFSSLDPAKAPGANPNANGYLNESVAATLRHQFSDKWDAGVRFLQSNGINSFDDAYGLPTDLNESHDRVRSASVFANGKLTDSWTTHFIIGQGQDRANIEQNGVYTSRFNSEDRQYTWQNDIRITAAHKLLFGYEHLDQTLDSDQFSAPDRHVNSVFAGYVGRIGASELQANLRHDQYSDFGGANSYYLGYAYNFDAHWKASASYAASFRAPSFDDLYYPFSGNPSIQPERSHSVEAALQYASNAIGVARVTLFQTRYSNLIDYVSDGSGFYIAQNVGRAKVQGVEGSWAGHVGATDVRAGVTFQNPVDETNHEELTRRARHFATLAAHRTIGRWRVGGEWIVSGERSDFDSTLAGYGIVNLSARYDISKSWYVTARVDNLFDKDYELAYSYNTPRRGAYITLGWHPS; via the coding sequence ATGCTATCGCCACTGGCCGCGTTCAAGGACGGCCTTGCTCTTCGCGGCATGCTCGCCGCTGTTGTCGCTGTCGTTGGTTTGCCGCTCGCCAGCGTCGCGCACGCGGCCCAGGCCGCCGACGACACCTCGCAAACGCTTGCCCCCATCGTCGTCACGTCGACGCGCGCGCCGCAGCCGCTCGCCGATGCCATCCCGCAGACGTCGCTGTTCGACGAACAGGATATCGCCGATTCCGGCGCCCGCGATGCGCTCGGCCTGATCGCGCTCGCGCCCGGCGTGCAGATCACGCGCAACGGCGGACCGGGCGCGAACTCGGGGCTTTTCATACGCGGCGCGGCGTCGTCGCAATCGCTCGTGCTGATCGACGGCGTGCGGGTCGAATCGGCGTCGCTCGGTGCGGCGCAACTCTCGCAACTGATGCTCGATCAGATCGGGCGCGTCGAGGTCGTCAACGGCAACGTGTCGGCGCTGTATGGCTCGAACGCGATCGGCGGCGTCGTGCAAATTTTCACGAAGGAAGGCAACGCGCATCCGCCGCGCTTCAGCTTCGAAGCCGAGTACGGCAGCTATCACACGCAGCGGCAATCTGCGGGCGTGAGCGGCGCACTCGATCAGGACGGCCGCACCACGTTCAGCATCAACCTGTCGCGCGAAAAGACCGATGGCTTCTCGTCGCTCGATCCGGCGAAGGCGCCCGGCGCGAATCCGAACGCGAACGGCTATCTGAACGAGAGCGTCGCGGCGACGCTGCGCCATCAGTTCAGCGACAAGTGGGACGCCGGCGTGCGCTTCCTGCAATCGAACGGCATCAACAGTTTCGACGATGCCTACGGCCTGCCGACCGATCTCAACGAATCGCACGACCGCGTGCGTTCGGCGTCGGTGTTCGCGAACGGTAAGCTCACCGATAGCTGGACCACGCACTTCATCATCGGGCAGGGACAGGATCGCGCGAACATCGAGCAGAACGGCGTCTACACGAGCCGCTTCAACTCGGAGGATCGTCAATATACGTGGCAGAACGACATTCGGATCACGGCCGCGCACAAGCTGCTTTTCGGTTACGAGCATCTCGACCAGACGCTCGATTCCGATCAGTTCAGCGCGCCGGACCGGCATGTGAATTCGGTGTTCGCGGGCTATGTCGGGCGCATCGGCGCGAGCGAATTGCAGGCGAATCTGCGTCACGATCAGTATTCCGATTTCGGCGGCGCGAACAGCTACTATCTGGGCTACGCGTATAACTTCGATGCGCACTGGAAGGCGAGCGCGAGCTATGCGGCGTCGTTTCGCGCACCGAGTTTCGACGACCTCTACTATCCGTTCAGCGGCAATCCGTCGATTCAGCCGGAGCGCAGCCATTCGGTCGAGGCGGCGTTGCAGTACGCATCGAATGCGATCGGCGTCGCGCGCGTCACGCTGTTTCAGACGCGCTATTCGAATCTGATCGATTACGTGTCCGACGGCAGCGGCTTCTATATCGCGCAGAACGTCGGGCGCGCGAAGGTGCAGGGCGTCGAGGGATCGTGGGCGGGGCATGTCGGCGCGACCGACGTGCGCGCGGGCGTGACGTTCCAGAATCCCGTCGACGAGACGAATCACGAGGAACTGACGCGGCGTGCGCGGCATTTCGCGACGCTCGCGGCGCATCGCACGATCGGGCGCTGGCGCGTTGGCGGCGAATGGATCGTGAGCGGCGAGCGCAGCGATTTCGATTCGACGCTGGCGGGTTACGGCATCGTGAATCTGTCGGCGCGTTACGACATCTCGAAGTCGTGGTACGTGACCGCGCGCGTCGATAACCTGTTCGACAAGGACTATGAACTTGCGTACTCGTACAACACGCCGCGGCGCGGCGCCTACATCACGCTCGGCTGGCATCCGTCGTGA
- a CDS encoding FecCD family ABC transporter permease: protein MSDALERPRTMNFARATTIWIALGVAACVVFVASLALGSVALPVSRTFAALLHIHAATPDIADEIVLTLRLPRALAGFGAGALLALAGALLQVLLRNPLAEPYVLGVSGGAATFALAAMLASSPWWGVDLAACAGAFASIVIVLGLARRDVWRSSQDASPRLLLTGVVVASGWGALITLMLSIAPENRLRGMIFWLTGDLNGAAPPWLALIAIAVALVVIVPVAPQLNVLLRGDAAAHALGVPVARLRLRVYLVASLAAAAAVTTAGTIGFVGLVVPHLLRLAFGNDQRMLVPAAALGGGLAVMAADLAARTVIAPAQLPVGVVTALIGVPMFLWMLLRRPR from the coding sequence GTGAGCGACGCGCTTGAACGCCCGCGCACGATGAACTTTGCCCGCGCGACCACGATCTGGATCGCGCTCGGCGTCGCGGCGTGCGTCGTGTTCGTGGCGTCGCTCGCGCTGGGCAGCGTCGCGTTGCCCGTGTCGCGGACGTTCGCGGCATTGCTGCACATCCATGCTGCAACCCCCGATATCGCCGATGAAATCGTGCTCACGCTGCGTCTGCCGCGCGCGCTTGCCGGCTTCGGCGCGGGCGCATTGCTCGCGCTCGCGGGCGCGCTGTTGCAAGTGTTGCTGCGCAATCCGCTCGCCGAACCGTACGTGCTCGGCGTGTCCGGCGGCGCGGCGACGTTCGCGCTCGCGGCGATGCTGGCATCGTCGCCGTGGTGGGGCGTCGATCTTGCCGCGTGCGCGGGAGCGTTCGCATCGATCGTCATCGTGCTCGGACTCGCGCGCCGCGACGTCTGGCGCAGCAGTCAGGATGCGTCGCCCCGGCTGCTGCTGACGGGCGTCGTGGTCGCCTCCGGCTGGGGCGCGCTGATCACGCTGATGCTGAGCATCGCGCCCGAGAACCGGCTGCGCGGCATGATCTTCTGGCTCACCGGCGACCTCAACGGCGCGGCGCCGCCGTGGCTCGCGCTGATCGCGATTGCCGTCGCGCTCGTGGTGATCGTGCCCGTCGCGCCGCAACTGAACGTGCTCTTGCGCGGCGACGCCGCCGCGCATGCGCTCGGCGTGCCGGTCGCGCGGCTGCGTCTGCGTGTGTATCTCGTCGCTTCGCTCGCGGCGGCGGCGGCGGTGACGACGGCGGGCACCATCGGCTTCGTCGGACTGGTCGTGCCGCATCTGTTGCGCCTTGCCTTCGGCAACGACCAGCGCATGCTCGTGCCCGCCGCCGCGCTTGGCGGGGGGCTCGCCGTGATGGCCGCCGACCTCGCCGCGCGCACCGTGATCGCGCCGGCGCAATTGCCCGTGGGCGTCGTCACGGCGCTGATCGGCGTGCCGATGTTTCTGTGGATGCTGCTCAGGAGACCGCGATGA
- a CDS encoding ABC transporter ATP-binding protein produces the protein MSLHVDGIVLRAGARTLIDSLTQRFSPGETWCIAGPNGAGKTTLINVLAGLLKAAAGSVSLDGRALSAWRGAELARARALMPQATHDAFSATVLDTVLLNRFPYLTGWGWESDDDRAAARAALDALGLASFAARDVLTLSGGERQRVALAATLCQNAPLLLLDEPLAHLDLHHQIDCLHALRGAARADKRTVIFSCHDLNLARRFATHALLLDGRGGACAGPVAEVLTPERASAAFGYPLALIRDGEHEALVPSIHRS, from the coding sequence ATGAGCTTGCATGTCGATGGCATCGTTCTGCGCGCGGGCGCGCGCACTCTCATCGACAGTCTCACGCAGCGCTTTTCGCCGGGCGAAACGTGGTGCATCGCCGGGCCGAACGGCGCAGGCAAGACGACGCTCATCAACGTGCTCGCCGGCCTTCTGAAAGCCGCCGCGGGCAGCGTATCGCTCGATGGCCGCGCGCTCAGTGCATGGCGTGGCGCGGAACTCGCGCGCGCCCGCGCACTGATGCCGCAGGCCACGCACGATGCCTTCAGCGCGACCGTGCTCGATACCGTGCTGCTCAACCGCTTCCCGTATCTCACCGGCTGGGGCTGGGAAAGCGACGACGATCGCGCCGCCGCCCGCGCCGCGCTCGATGCGCTCGGCCTCGCGTCGTTCGCCGCGCGCGACGTGCTGACGCTTTCCGGCGGCGAACGTCAGCGCGTCGCGCTGGCCGCCACGCTGTGTCAGAACGCTCCGCTGCTGTTGCTCGACGAACCGCTCGCGCATCTGGACCTGCATCATCAGATCGACTGTCTGCATGCGTTGCGCGGCGCCGCGCGCGCGGACAAGCGCACCGTAATCTTCTCGTGCCACGATCTCAATCTCGCGCGCCGTTTCGCGACGCACGCGTTGCTGCTCGACGGCCGCGGCGGCGCGTGCGCGGGCCCGGTCGCCGAAGTCCTCACCCCCGAACGCGCGAGCGCGGCCTTCGGCTATCCGCTCGCGTTGATCCGCGACGGCGAGCACGAAGCGCTCGTGCCGTCCATTCACCGTTCCTGA
- the cobT gene encoding nicotinate-nucleotide--dimethylbenzimidazole phosphoribosyltransferase → MPTPDAIPMPRALERALEGELRHIIDTKTKPPGSLGRLEALALQMGLIQRTTKPRIERPAMIVFAADHGIAKEGVSSYPQEVTAQMVANFLAGGAAINALSRSVGMTLEVVDAGVATPIPIDHGYERLSLGLGTRNFAHEPAMSRETALEGIARGAARVRHHASLGTNVIGFGEMGIANTSAAACLMSRLCGLPIDECVGRGTGLDDRGLAHKRDVLGRALALHPDESDALDALATFGGFEIAMMTGAYLAAACEGMTILVDGFIATSALLVASKIAPDVLDYCVFAHASDEAGHRRMLAHFDAAPLLQLDLRLGEGTGAALALPILRAAVAFVDEMASFESAGVSGKAD, encoded by the coding sequence ATGCCCACTCCCGACGCCATCCCGATGCCCCGCGCACTCGAGCGCGCGCTCGAAGGCGAACTGCGCCACATCATCGATACGAAGACGAAGCCGCCCGGCAGCCTCGGCCGTCTCGAAGCGCTCGCGCTTCAAATGGGCCTGATCCAGCGCACGACGAAGCCGCGCATCGAACGTCCCGCGATGATCGTCTTCGCCGCCGATCATGGCATCGCGAAAGAGGGCGTGAGTTCGTATCCGCAGGAAGTGACTGCGCAAATGGTCGCGAATTTTCTCGCCGGGGGCGCGGCGATCAACGCGTTGTCGCGCTCGGTCGGCATGACGCTCGAAGTCGTCGATGCGGGCGTCGCGACGCCGATTCCGATCGATCACGGTTACGAGCGTTTGTCGCTCGGACTCGGCACGCGCAACTTCGCACATGAGCCCGCGATGTCGCGCGAGACCGCGCTCGAAGGCATCGCGCGCGGCGCGGCGCGCGTGCGGCATCACGCGTCGCTCGGCACGAACGTGATTGGCTTCGGCGAGATGGGCATCGCGAATACATCGGCGGCGGCGTGCCTGATGAGCCGGCTGTGCGGCCTGCCGATCGACGAATGCGTCGGACGCGGCACGGGCCTCGACGACCGCGGCCTCGCGCATAAACGCGACGTGCTCGGCCGCGCGCTCGCGCTGCATCCCGATGAAAGCGATGCACTCGATGCGCTCGCGACCTTCGGCGGCTTCGAGATCGCGATGATGACGGGCGCGTATCTCGCCGCCGCGTGCGAAGGCATGACGATTCTCGTCGACGGTTTCATTGCGACGTCAGCGCTTCTGGTCGCATCGAAGATCGCGCCCGATGTGCTCGATTACTGCGTGTTCGCGCATGCATCGGACGAAGCGGGGCACCGTCGCATGCTCGCGCATTTCGATGCCGCGCCGCTTTTGCAACTCGACCTGCGGCTGGGCGAAGGCACCGGTGCTGCGCTCGCGCTGCCGATCCTGCGCGCGGCCGTCGCGTTCGTCGATGAAATGGCGAGCTTCGAATCCGCGGGCGTCTCCGGCAAAGCCGATTGA
- a CDS encoding adenosylcobinamide-GDP ribazoletransferase — translation MNRPLDELRYFFTALGYFTRVPVPRWVGFERGYLNAAARYFPLIGAMVGGVAALVYLAALRVFPAGVAVLLSMAATLALTGAFHEDGLADSVDAFGGAYTREDALRIMHDSRIGAFGAIAIVIALALKWQALAALPPERAAWIMLGAHAASRAFAISYLVTLDYVRAEGKAKPVAQRMSLASFALALGFGLPWLFAIDWRFACSTLAVLIVLRFIIGRYFVKRIGGYTGDCLGFAQQVFEIAIYLSGLAWISF, via the coding sequence ATGAACCGTCCGCTCGACGAACTGCGCTATTTCTTCACCGCGCTCGGCTATTTCACGCGCGTGCCGGTGCCGCGCTGGGTCGGCTTCGAGCGCGGTTATCTGAACGCGGCGGCGCGCTATTTTCCGCTTATCGGCGCGATGGTCGGCGGCGTCGCGGCGCTCGTCTATCTCGCGGCGTTGCGCGTGTTTCCGGCGGGCGTCGCCGTATTGCTGTCGATGGCCGCGACGCTCGCATTGACCGGCGCATTTCACGAAGACGGTCTTGCCGACAGCGTCGATGCATTCGGCGGCGCGTACACGCGCGAGGACGCGCTGCGCATCATGCACGACTCGCGCATCGGCGCGTTCGGGGCGATTGCGATTGTCATTGCGCTGGCGCTCAAATGGCAGGCGCTTGCCGCGTTGCCGCCGGAACGTGCCGCGTGGATCATGCTCGGCGCGCATGCGGCGAGCCGCGCGTTCGCGATCAGCTATCTCGTCACGCTCGATTACGTGCGCGCGGAAGGCAAGGCGAAGCCGGTCGCGCAACGCATGAGTCTTGCGTCGTTTGCGCTGGCGTTGGGCTTCGGCCTGCCGTGGCTCTTCGCGATCGACTGGCGCTTCGCGTGCTCGACGCTCGCGGTGCTGATCGTGCTGCGCTTCATCATCGGGCGATATTTCGTGAAGCGCATCGGCGGCTATACCGGCGATTGTCTGGGCTTCGCGCAGCAGGTTTTCGAAATCGCGATTTATCTCAGCGGGCTGGCATGGATCTCGTTCTGA
- the cobC gene encoding alpha-ribazole phosphatase, translating into MDLVLIRHPEVAVEAGVCYGHTDVPLQSDASASAHALTPRMKALGVPVCVDGWYTSPLTRCMSLAQALAADVHIDMHVDARLTELDFGAWEGRKWDTIDRALIDAWAADIEHAAPHGGESLAQFTTRVVAWFDETCVERQSAQHVHVIAHAGVVRVLAAHLLGLARDDTLQWPLDFCAIAWFRRVRGRWLLVRWNA; encoded by the coding sequence ATGGATCTCGTTCTGATCAGGCATCCGGAAGTGGCCGTCGAGGCGGGCGTGTGCTATGGGCACACCGATGTCCCGCTGCAAAGCGACGCCAGCGCGTCCGCGCACGCGTTGACGCCGCGCATGAAGGCGCTGGGCGTGCCCGTGTGCGTCGATGGCTGGTACACGAGTCCGCTTACGCGCTGCATGTCGCTCGCGCAAGCACTCGCCGCCGACGTGCATATCGATATGCACGTCGATGCGCGTCTCACCGAGCTGGACTTCGGCGCATGGGAGGGCCGCAAGTGGGACACGATCGATCGCGCGCTCATCGATGCCTGGGCCGCCGATATCGAACATGCGGCACCGCACGGCGGCGAAAGTCTCGCGCAATTCACGACGCGCGTGGTGGCGTGGTTCGACGAGACATGCGTCGAGCGGCAGTCCGCACAGCACGTGCATGTGATCGCGCATGCGGGCGTCGTGCGCGTGCTCGCGGCGCATCTGCTCGGTCTTGCGCGCGACGATACGCTGCAATGGCCGCTCGATTTCTGCGCGATCGCGTGGTTCAGGCGCGTGCGCGGACGGTGGCTGCTCGTGCGCTGGAACGCGTGA
- a CDS encoding cobalamin-binding protein: MSAIFATTPAHAAITVTDDSGAPVTLDRPAARVVSLAPHVTELLFAAGGGARVVGAVTYSDYPKEAQAIPRVGDNKALDLERIVALHPDLIVVWRHGNAARQMDRLKALNIPIYFSEPRHLDDIATSIDKLGALLGTQASAHAAADTFTRDIAQLRARYAQQPPVSVFYQVWDDPLMTLNRDNVFDEVIALCGGINVFAAETPRVPTISTEAVLAANPEAIVTATPGATKPDRPLPALERWRRWTSLTAVSRGNLFGIDGDLINRPTPRLALGAAQLCRDLQTARERRPK, encoded by the coding sequence ATGTCCGCGATATTCGCGACGACGCCCGCCCACGCCGCCATCACCGTCACCGACGACAGCGGCGCGCCCGTCACGCTCGACAGACCGGCGGCGCGCGTCGTGAGTCTCGCGCCGCACGTCACCGAATTGTTGTTCGCGGCGGGCGGCGGTGCGCGCGTCGTCGGTGCGGTGACTTATAGCGATTATCCGAAGGAAGCGCAGGCGATCCCGCGCGTCGGCGACAACAAGGCGCTCGATCTCGAACGCATCGTCGCGCTGCATCCGGATCTGATCGTCGTATGGCGGCATGGCAACGCCGCGCGCCAGATGGACCGCCTGAAGGCGCTGAACATTCCGATCTACTTCAGCGAGCCGCGGCATCTCGACGATATCGCGACGAGCATCGACAAACTCGGCGCGCTGCTCGGCACGCAAGCAAGCGCGCACGCGGCGGCGGACACCTTCACGCGCGACATCGCGCAACTGCGTGCACGCTATGCACAGCAGCCGCCCGTGAGCGTGTTCTATCAGGTCTGGGACGATCCGCTGATGACGCTCAACCGCGACAATGTCTTCGATGAAGTCATCGCGCTATGCGGCGGCATCAACGTGTTCGCGGCCGAAACGCCGCGCGTGCCGACGATTTCGACCGAAGCCGTACTCGCGGCGAATCCCGAAGCGATCGTCACCGCGACGCCCGGCGCGACCAAGCCCGACCGCCCGTTGCCCGCGCTCGAACGATGGCGGCGCTGGACTTCGCTCACGGCTGTTTCGCGCGGCAATCTCTTCGGCATCGACGGCGATCTCATCAACCGGCCGACGCCACGCCTCGCGTTGGGCGCAGCGCAACTCTGCCGCGATCTGCAGACCGCGCGCGAACGGCGGCCAAAATGA
- the cobD gene encoding threonine-phosphate decarboxylase CobD, translating to MNAPIRHGGNLREAARRYAIPVDDWLDLSTGINPHGYPVPPVPPDAWRRLPEDDDGLAESAARYYGAPLALPVAGSQAAIRALPALLRQGTAGVAPLTYGEYAPAFARVGHVIAPLDVAAHDLPDTFDHVIVANPNNPSAERLSRDTLLRWHARLASRGGTLIVDEAFADVDPAASLANETAREGLIVLRSVGKFFGLAGIRAGFVLAAPQIIDALRASLGAWTVSGPARHAVEAAFADIAWQHDTRARLQRDGLRLTDLLATHGFDVQATPLFAWTRTPKAPELQDALARRGIWTRLFDLPGMTPSLRLGLPGTEGDWARLTLALQEICA from the coding sequence ATGAACGCTCCGATCCGTCACGGCGGCAATCTGCGCGAAGCCGCGCGCCGCTATGCGATTCCCGTCGATGACTGGCTCGACCTGTCGACTGGCATCAATCCGCACGGCTATCCGGTGCCGCCCGTGCCGCCGGACGCGTGGCGGCGTCTGCCCGAAGACGACGACGGTCTCGCCGAATCCGCCGCGCGCTACTACGGCGCGCCGCTGGCGCTGCCGGTGGCGGGCTCGCAGGCGGCAATCCGCGCGTTGCCGGCGTTGTTGCGGCAAGGCACGGCGGGCGTCGCGCCGCTGACCTACGGCGAATACGCGCCCGCGTTCGCGCGCGTGGGACACGTCATCGCGCCGCTGGATGTCGCCGCGCACGATCTGCCCGATACATTCGATCACGTGATCGTCGCCAATCCGAATAACCCGAGCGCCGAACGGCTCTCGCGCGACACGCTGCTGCGCTGGCATGCGCGGCTCGCGTCGCGTGGCGGCACGCTGATCGTCGATGAAGCCTTCGCCGATGTCGATCCGGCCGCCTCGCTCGCGAACGAAACCGCCCGCGAAGGCTTGATCGTGCTGCGCTCCGTCGGCAAGTTCTTCGGGCTCGCGGGCATTCGCGCGGGCTTCGTGCTCGCGGCGCCGCAGATCATCGACGCATTGCGCGCGTCGCTCGGCGCGTGGACCGTGAGCGGCCCGGCGCGTCATGCGGTTGAAGCCGCGTTCGCCGATATCGCATGGCAGCACGACACGCGCGCACGCCTGCAACGCGACGGCTTGCGCCTCACTGATTTGCTCGCGACGCACGGCTTCGATGTGCAGGCAACGCCGCTCTTCGCGTGGACGCGCACGCCGAAAGCGCCCGAACTGCAAGACGCGCTGGCGCGGCGCGGCATCTGGACGCGCCTCTTCGATCTGCCCGGCATGACGCCGAGCCTGCGCCTGGGCTTGCCGGGCACGGAAGGCGACTGGGCGCGCCTGACGCTCGCGTTGCAGGAGATTTGCGCGTGA
- the cbiB gene encoding adenosylcobinamide-phosphate synthase CbiB — protein sequence MLLLSVYAMAMLALLGVIVDRVFGEPRTRHPLVGFGTLATKLEARMNTGFRARPAGMLAWCALVVPPVCIAWALVSVLPFAYACLVHVLLLWFALGAKSLREHIAPIARALSFGDLDGARVLTSRIVSRDTSQADENALSRAAVESALENGNDAIFGALFWFVVAGGPGALMFRLANTLDAMWGYRTPRFLRFGWAAARIDDVLNFIPARLTAATYALAGDTQMAWHCWRTQARSWDSPNAGPVMASGAGSLNVLIGGAAVYHGKLEARPTLGAGHSANPKHVVAALRLVERGTLLWLAVLLILAVASATSTTTGG from the coding sequence ATGCTGCTCCTTTCCGTCTACGCCATGGCGATGCTCGCGCTGCTCGGCGTGATCGTCGATCGTGTGTTCGGCGAGCCGCGCACGCGGCATCCGCTCGTCGGCTTCGGCACGCTCGCAACGAAGCTCGAAGCGCGCATGAACACCGGCTTTCGCGCGCGGCCCGCGGGCATGCTCGCGTGGTGCGCGCTCGTCGTGCCGCCGGTCTGCATCGCGTGGGCGCTTGTCAGCGTGCTGCCGTTCGCCTATGCGTGTCTCGTGCACGTGCTGCTGCTGTGGTTCGCGCTCGGAGCGAAGAGCTTGCGCGAGCACATCGCGCCGATCGCGCGCGCACTGAGCTTCGGCGATCTCGACGGCGCACGCGTGCTGACATCGCGCATCGTCTCGCGCGATACGTCGCAGGCGGACGAAAACGCCCTCTCGCGCGCGGCGGTTGAATCGGCGCTGGAGAACGGCAACGACGCGATCTTCGGCGCGCTGTTCTGGTTCGTCGTCGCGGGCGGGCCGGGCGCGCTCATGTTCCGCCTCGCCAACACGCTCGACGCGATGTGGGGCTATCGCACGCCGCGCTTTCTGCGCTTCGGCTGGGCGGCAGCACGCATCGACGACGTGCTCAACTTCATTCCCGCGCGCCTCACGGCCGCGACCTACGCGCTGGCGGGCGACACGCAGATGGCCTGGCACTGCTGGCGCACGCAGGCGCGCTCGTGGGACAGCCCGAACGCCGGCCCGGTGATGGCTTCGGGCGCGGGCAGCCTGAACGTGCTGATCGGCGGCGCGGCGGTCTATCACGGCAAGCTCGAAGCACGTCCGACGCTCGGCGCGGGCCACAGCGCGAACCCGAAGCATGTGGTCGCGGCGCTCAGGCTCGTCGAGCGCGGAACCCTTTTGTGGCTCGCGGTGCTGCTGATTCTTGCAGTCGCGAGCGCGACTAGCACAACCACCGGCGGCTGA
- the cobU gene encoding bifunctional adenosylcobinamide kinase/adenosylcobinamide-phosphate guanylyltransferase, whose protein sequence is MTADLTFILGGARSGKSAHAERLAAQSGLPVTYIATAGIDTQGDPEFAERVRIHRERRPAHWTLVEAPLDLAGALLDADRAGHCVLIDCLTLWLANLLFAQTPGADADEIAALPPAARDAFAAFDAALASTRGKVIVVSNEIGLGVVPLGSVTRLYVDELGRLNQRVAAASTRATLMVAGLPLALKG, encoded by the coding sequence ATGACCGCAGACCTCACTTTCATCCTCGGCGGCGCACGCTCGGGCAAGAGCGCGCACGCCGAACGTCTGGCCGCGCAAAGCGGCTTGCCCGTGACGTATATCGCGACCGCTGGCATCGACACTCAAGGCGATCCGGAGTTTGCGGAGCGCGTGCGGATTCATCGCGAGCGCAGGCCGGCGCACTGGACGCTCGTCGAAGCGCCGCTCGATCTCGCGGGCGCATTGCTTGACGCGGATCGTGCGGGCCACTGCGTGCTGATCGATTGTCTGACGCTGTGGCTCGCCAATCTGCTCTTCGCGCAGACGCCCGGCGCCGATGCGGACGAAATCGCCGCCCTGCCCCCCGCCGCCCGCGACGCCTTCGCCGCCTTCGATGCCGCGCTCGCCAGCACGCGCGGCAAGGTCATCGTGGTCAGCAATGAAATCGGGCTGGGCGTCGTGCCGCTCGGCTCGGTGACGCGTCTTTATGTCGATGAACTCGGCCGCCTGAATCAGCGCGTCGCCGCCGCGAGCACGCGCGCCACGCTGATGGTCGCGGGCCTGCCGCTCGCGCTCAAAGGCTGA